Below is a window of Planctomycetaceae bacterium DNA.
TCGTCTCGCACGTCGCCCGCATATTCACGAAAGGTTTTGGAATCGGCTTGAGGCCCGCCCGCTGCACGATCCGCCCGAACTGCGTGCGCATATTCGCCACGTCCGACCGGTAGCGAGTGACGACAAACTCCGCCCCCGCTTCCGCCTGGGCGAACACGTCCAGCAGCAGCGAATACAACTCCGGGCAGATCGGCACATCGCGCACGCCGCCGCCACTGTGGCGCTTTGTCTTTTCCGCCTTGACCCGCAGTTGCTTCGTGGCCCAGTTCACGTCAGCCCACCGAACGCCCAGGACTTCCGAAGGGCAGCGCAGGCCCGCGTAGTACGCCAGGCCGATGATGAGGCGCCACTGCGCATCGGGGCAGTGTTCCAGGACCGCCGCCGCTTCCGCCGCAGTCCAGTAGTGCTGTCGCTCACGGTTCAAGTAGTCACCCGACACAAGGCGTTTAAACGCATTTTCGGCCAGCAGCTTCGCATTGACGGCCGCATTCAGAAATTGCTTTGCACGGCCGCACTCACGACGCACGGTAGCGGGCGAGAGATTGGCCCGCAAGTGAACAACGAAGCCCTCGGCATCAGCAGGCGTCAGGTCCACCAGCAGCTTGTCAGGCCCGAAGTACGCCGCAAGTCTGCGCTCAGCTTGGCGAAGATTCAAGACAGTTCTGCTGGCGAGATCGGTACGGCCGTCGATGTATGACGCCATCCAGGCCGCAAGGGTAGCACGGCGACCCGCCCGAGGTTCGACCAGGCCCACAGCCTCAAGACGTTCTCGCATGTCGTCAGAGACGCCCGCCAACCATTCCGCCGTGCCAGGGGCAAGCGATGATCCCCACTGCCGACACGTCGCCAGGTCCTCGACGTAGCCCTTGACCGTCACGGCCTGCTTAAGCGAGACCTTGCCCAGTCGCACGGATCGACGTATGCCGCCAGGCCCGTAGAACTGCACGATCCGCCCGCCGCTTCTGTCGCTGCTAATGCTGGCCATCCGTCGCCGCCTTTCGCTGTTCGATAAACTGTCGCAGGTCCGCCGCATCATAGCGCACGGCCCGATCAATCCGCACCGCCCGCACGAGGCCACGATTCATCAGGTCCCACAGCTTGCGCTGCGAGATGCACAGAAACTTGGCCGCGTCTCTGGCGACCATCAGCCCGCCCGCAATGTTCGCCCCTGTGTTGCTCATCGCTCATCCTCACTCGCCACGGACGGCCAGTCCTCACGGACGACGCGACCGCTGCTGTAGTCCACGGCGAACACAACGTGCGGCTCAGGACCAACACCCCGCTTTCCCTCAACGCCAAACCACACCACGCCAACCGCCTTTCGCGTGTACAGTTCCTCGTCCTGGCTCACGACCGGCATGCCCGCGTGCGCGTGATCGACGGCCCACCGAGCCACGCCTTGCATGACTTGATTAACGCTCATGCCCGACGACGCGGCGAGTTTCTTGATGCTCCGGGCCAGATCAGCCTCCAGCCGCAGTTCCAACCGTACCATGTTCTTTTCCATGCTTGCTCCTTCCGGTTTATGCACCGGTATTCGAGCCGGTACTGTACCCGGTACGCTCACCGGACGCAAGCACATTCCCGAACAATTTTCCGCCTCCAAAACGCCCGATTTCAGGCAGGTCAGAACCCCCTTTATTTGCTCTTGACAGCAGGGTGGGGGGGCGGCCCTGCAAACGATTAACCAGCAAAGGCTTGCATCCGTCTTTTGCCCACATACTTTGTGCCAAAGTGCGGATTCTACCCCCGTAATACATAGTGGGGGTAGAAGCGGCGGCGGGGCGACCGCTAAAGCGGTCGCACCCGCCGCTCGCCGACGCCTCCCCGACGTACCGAAGCACACGCCGACACACGCGGTGCGACGCGCTCCAAGCGTCAGGGACACACCGGCCCGGATCGTCCTCGACAGGGACGCACATTCAGGTTCGGAGATCGGGGAGGGGGCGGCGTCCGGAGGTCCCCCCCAGACAGGCGAGGCACAAGCACCCACTGCCGCATTCGGAGCGCGGGCGGC
It encodes the following:
- a CDS encoding helix-turn-helix domain-containing protein encodes the protein MSNTGANIAGGLMVARDAAKFLCISQRKLWDLMNRGLVRAVRIDRAVRYDAADLRQFIEQRKAATDGQH